The window AACCCGTCCGGTGTGTTCGCCGGCGCGGTGAACCACTCGCTGCCGGTTCCGGAGACCTGGATGCCGAAGTCGGTGCCGTTGCGGGCCATGGTGGTGACGACGGTGCTGCCGTCGATACCGGCGGCGGCTGACGTCTGAAGTTTCCCGGCGGGCATCACCAGGTTGAGGAAGAAGTGGTCGTTGCCGGAAACGAACCGCACGGCCTCGGCCACCTGCACGGACGGTGCACCGCTGTCGATCAGGTCCGGCAGCAGCTCGCGCAGCAGCATCAGGGTGCCTGCCCGGTTGCGGTTGTGCCCCTCGTCGCCCATCTGCACCATCTGGGCGACGATGCTCTTGACGTCGATCCGCCCCCGGCGGCGCACGGCGGTCTGCAGAAGCGGTCCGAGAACATCGCTCATCCACCGCAGCCGGTCGATGACATCGGGGGAGTAGGCGCCGTACCGCAGCACCTTGCCGAGGCCCTCGTTCAGCGAGCACCACGACGTGCCGTCGTTGGCCTCGTCGCGCAGCTCGAACATCCACATCGACGGCGACACCACTCCGGCCATCGGGCCGACGGCCCCGCGGTCGTGACACGGCTGCAGGGTGATGCCGTCCCCGCCGGCCAGTTTGCCATCCGCGTCCTCCGGGGTGCTCGCCAGCCCTTCGAAGATCATCGCCCCGATCAGCGCCCCGCGCATGGGGCCGGACGCGCGTTCCCAGGTCAGCGGCGGGCCCGCGTGCAGGAACTCGCCCGGCTGAAGCCCGAGCACCTCGCGGGCCGGGCGGACGTCTACGAGCTCCGCGGTGGAAGCGAGCATCCGTTCGACGGCTCGGGTATTGGCCGCAGCGCGGCGCGGATCGGCCATGACCGCGGGCAGGCTGTCGGCAGTGCCATCGAGGGGTGGCCGCCACTCGACTTGTTCGGTGGCCACGGCCTGGGCGGCCAGCGCGTCGGCGAACAGATCGACCCCCGCCGTGACGACGCGCGGCTCGGTGGTGAGGAGGTCTCGCAGCGTGGTCATGTGGCTCCTCCAACGAGACGAACCGCTTCCCGGGTGGCGGCGGCATTCGACAGGTGGACCGACGCCCCCGCACCGGCGAGGGCGATGGCCTGCCGGTTCAGGTCCTGGGAATCGTCGACGGTACCGATCAGGGAGACGACGACGTTCAGGTCGCGGCCGTCCTCGGCGGCTCGTTCGCGGGCCGCCTCGATAGCCGGCGCGAGTTCACTCGCCGGATCGGGGTGGGCGCCGTGGCCGAGGACGACGTCGAGCAGCACCACGCCGCAGTCCGGATCGCCCGCTTCGGCCAGCAGCCGCTCGGCGCGTAGCGAGCCGTCGATCATCGGATGCGGCCGGCCCTGGGTGAGGGTGTCGTCGCCGAAATCGATCATCGCGTGGCCGGACGCGCGGAGGCCGTCACCAAGTGCCCAATCGGGCCGCAGCGGGATGTTCGAGTACACGGGACCCAGGATGGAGCTGGCGATGAGCATCGCTTCGTCGCAGAGTGTTCCGCCGGCGAACAGCCCTCGCAGGTGGCCATTGCCCGGGCGGAGTTCCCGAGGCGGAGCCCAGGTTCGCGGCGGCGTCCACTCGGGCTGTGGGCCGCCGCGAGCGGCCTCGACGATCGCCTGGGCCGTCGCCGTCAGGTCTGGCTGGCCCTCGCCGAGAAGGGCGAAGAGCACCGGTTTGCCCAGCTCGGCGGCGTGGGAGCGGACCAGTTCGGCCACGGCGGGAGCGGGTGGTTTGCTGACCACGGCGATCAATTCGGTGGCGGAGTCGGCGGCCAGCATGTCCAGCGCGGTCAAGGTGGAGATCGCGCCGACCGAGTCCGTCAGGTCTCGTCCGCCGACACCAAGGCAATGGCTGATACCCACCCCGGCGGCGCTGACCAGGCTCATCACGTGTTGCGCTCCGGTGCCGGAGGCCGCGACGATCCCCACCGGACCGGGCTGCACCACATTGGCGAAGCCGAAGCCGGTCCCACCGACCACTGCCGTGCCGCAGTCCGGCCCCATGACCAGCAGCCCGCGCCGCCGAGCCTCCTCCTTCAACCTGATTTCCTGATGCAGCGGAACGTTGTCGGAGAACACGATGACCGGAAGGTCGCTCTCCAAGGCATCCATCGCGTCGGCGAAGGCGTACTGGCCGGGCGTCGAGACGAACGCGACGGTGGCCGGTGCCCGCTTGGCGGCCGCGCCGACGGTGCGTGCCGCGGGGGTGTCGCCGAAGCCTTGTGGCGTGGGCCGGCTCCGTTCGCTCAGTGTGGACTGCACCAGCTCGAGAGCGCTGTGGAGGGCGTCGTCGTCGATGGTGTCGAGTGCCACCATGAGGTCGTTGGGTCCGGTGTCTGCCGGGGCGTCGAATCCCATGCCGGCCAGCAGTTCCAGGTTGAGCTCGGTGGCCATGGCCACCAGTGCGGCGTTGACCCCGGGTGCGCTTCCGATCGTGCGGCTGACCTGCATGAGCGTCACGGAGTCGTGGTAGACGCCGGAGCGGAGTTCGAGGTGTCGAGTCAAAGCGCCGGTCTCCGATCGGACATTGGGTGGTCGGCGCGCAAGAGCGCGCAGAGGACACCTGCGTAGAGCGCCGAACCGGATGTGTGTCCGACGGTCAGCAGGTCTCGGTGGGCGGACTGCACGTCTCCACCGGGAGATTCGAGAGCCGCGAGCAGGGCGGCGAGTTCCGGTACACACCGTCCCTGAGCGGCGTAGGCGAGCAGGCCCGCGGACACCGTGGTGGTGCGGGACAACGGAGCGGCGGCTTCGATCGCGGCCGTGAGCTCGTCGGCCCGCCGGCTGTGGACGGCCCGCAGCGTCGTCAGAGCCCCGGCCAAGACGTCGTCACCGGCCGGTGTGAGACCGGGGCCGAGGCCCAGGAGCGCGTCGACGGCATCGCCCAGGCGGTGCCGGTCGGTGGACAGCCCGTCGGTGAGCAGGGCTGCCGCTTGGCGCACGAGTTCGTCGAGGTCGGGTCGTGGGCATCGGGCGGCACGGCGCACGCACAGGGCCGCGTCGAACACGTGTGGTGCCCTGGCCGGCCACCACCGCGCGACACTGACCACGGCGGTGGGCAGCCGGAGTCGGCCATTGCCGATCGCCGCCGGGGTGCCGACGGTGGCCGCCGGCAAGGGGGTGTCGACGATCATGGCGCACGGCAGCCGGGCGGCCCTGGTGTTGGTCACGCAGACAAGTGCTGGTTCGGCCCCGGTGACGTGCACGGCCACCATGTCCGTGGTGCGGGCCACCACCTCGCCGTTGCGACGTGGCCCGCGCAAGAGCGGGGTGAGAGCCGAACCGGCGGCAGCGGTGAGCCACCGTATCCCAGGTGCGTCCTGCCCTGGCGTCATCGTGGAATGCAGCATGCCCACCTCCACGTTCGCCGATTACCGCCGGATTGGTCTGTCATGAACGTAACTGCGGGCGCTACGGTCTCTGCATGGGAAATGTTGCCAACGATCAGGGCGATCCTTCGCCGGAGTTGCCAGCCGGTGCACCCGTCAAGGTCCTGCCACCGGCTACGGTGCCCGGCCTGACCGTGCGCAAGGCGATGGAGATGCCTGCTCTGGCCGGCGCCCGGCTGGTGGCCGGTGCCGGTGGGCTGGACCGGATCGTGCGGCGGGCCAACATCATGGAGGTCCCGGACATCCTGCCGTGGGTCAAACCGCACGAACTGCTGCTGACCACGGGCTACCCGCTGCGCAACACCCCGCAGGGATTCTCGGCCCTGGTGGGCGACCTCAACGAGCAAGGGCTGGCCGCCATCGGGGTCAAGTTGCACCGATATCTCGACCGGCTGCCGGAGCAGATGGTCGAGGAGGCCGACCGGCTCGACCTGCCGCTGTTGCTGCTGCCGGACGCGGTCGGTTTCGACGACATCCTGAACCAGGTGCTCACGGGCGTGCTCAACCGGCAGACCGTGGAGCTCGAGCGGTCCTGGGAGATCCACCACGCTCTGCTGTCGGTGGTGCTTGAGGGCGGCGGGCTCGGCGAGCTGGCGGACAAGGCGTCCGCCGTGCTGGGGGTAGCGGTGTTCGTTACCACCTCCGACGGCCGGGTCCTGGCTGAGGGTGGCGCCCCGGACGACCTCAGTGGGTGGCGCTCGTCCGCCTGCTTCGACCAGACAGGGCGATTCCGCACCGAGTACGAGCCGGGAGGGGTACACGCTCACCCGGACGTCCCTGGCCAGCACGCAGTGGTGCCCGTGGTCGCGGGGCGCGTCGATCACGGGCGCATCGTCGCTTTCGCCGGGGATCGTGAGCTGGACGAGGGCGACGTGAATGTCCTCGAGCGCACCGCCACCGTCGCCGCGCTGGCGGTGAACAAGCAGCTCGCGGTGACGGCGGTGGAGGGCAAGTACCGAGGCGACTTCCTCCGCGACATGTTGGCCGGCCGGGCGGGCGAACGCGAGCAGATCGTTGCCCACTGCGAGGTTCTGGGCTGGGACGTCGCTCGTGAGCTGGTTGTGGTGGTGGCCGAACTCGATCCCGGCGTCGGTTCGGCGCCCATGACGGGTTTGGAGCTCAGACCGGCTCAGGAGCGTTTTACAACGGCCTGGCAGACGGTAGTCGGACGACGCGACCACGCCGCACCGGTTGTGGGATTCGCGCAGGAGGTCGTCGCGCTCTTGCCGGTGCCGCAAACCGCGGACGTCGACGCTCTGGTGCGAGACGTCGTCCGCGGTGTCTCGGGGGACGGCGGAGGTGGCCGGCGCTCCTTCTCTACCGGCGTCAGCCGGGTACTCGACGATCCCGAACGGCTACCGGCCGCGTACGAGCAGGCTCGGCGCGCGGTGTACGTCGGCCGGCAGATGAACGGGTCCGGATCCGTGGCGCACTTCGATGCTCTGAGGTCGTTCCGTCTCATCAGCCTGATCGAGGATCAGGACGAACTCCGCGGGTTCGTCAAGGAGAGCTTGCGTGAGCTGGCCGCCGAGGACGATCCAGAGATGGCCGACCTGCGACACACCCTGAAAGTGCTGCTCGATAC is drawn from Phytoactinopolyspora mesophila and contains these coding sequences:
- a CDS encoding DUF1116 domain-containing protein; the encoded protein is MTTLRDLLTTEPRVVTAGVDLFADALAAQAVATEQVEWRPPLDGTADSLPAVMADPRRAAANTRAVERMLASTAELVDVRPAREVLGLQPGEFLHAGPPLTWERASGPMRGALIGAMIFEGLASTPEDADGKLAGGDGITLQPCHDRGAVGPMAGVVSPSMWMFELRDEANDGTSWCSLNEGLGKVLRYGAYSPDVIDRLRWMSDVLGPLLQTAVRRRGRIDVKSIVAQMVQMGDEGHNRNRAGTLMLLRELLPDLIDSGAPSVQVAEAVRFVSGNDHFFLNLVMPAGKLQTSAAAGIDGSTVVTTMARNGTDFGIQVSGTGSEWFTAPANTPDGLFLGSFGPEDANPDIGDSTITETMGIGGFAMAAAPAIVRFVGGSVPDALRTSRLMYEITVGENPAYAYPILEFRGAPTGIDVTLVARTGILPQINTGMAGKVAGTGQVGAGLVKPPAECFTAALAALAARTPT
- a CDS encoding PucR family transcriptional regulator, whose amino-acid sequence is MGNVANDQGDPSPELPAGAPVKVLPPATVPGLTVRKAMEMPALAGARLVAGAGGLDRIVRRANIMEVPDILPWVKPHELLLTTGYPLRNTPQGFSALVGDLNEQGLAAIGVKLHRYLDRLPEQMVEEADRLDLPLLLLPDAVGFDDILNQVLTGVLNRQTVELERSWEIHHALLSVVLEGGGLGELADKASAVLGVAVFVTTSDGRVLAEGGAPDDLSGWRSSACFDQTGRFRTEYEPGGVHAHPDVPGQHAVVPVVAGRVDHGRIVAFAGDRELDEGDVNVLERTATVAALAVNKQLAVTAVEGKYRGDFLRDMLAGRAGEREQIVAHCEVLGWDVARELVVVVAELDPGVGSAPMTGLELRPAQERFTTAWQTVVGRRDHAAPVVGFAQEVVALLPVPQTADVDALVRDVVRGVSGDGGGGRRSFSTGVSRVLDDPERLPAAYEQARRAVYVGRQMNGSGSVAHFDALRSFRLISLIEDQDELRGFVKESLRELAAEDDPEMADLRHTLKVLLDTNLNVAEAARILHFHYNTLRYRIGKLERMVGAFTTDPELRLDLALALKVLQMRGLS
- a CDS encoding DUF2877 domain-containing protein, with product MLHSTMTPGQDAPGIRWLTAAAGSALTPLLRGPRRNGEVVARTTDMVAVHVTGAEPALVCVTNTRAARLPCAMIVDTPLPAATVGTPAAIGNGRLRLPTAVVSVARWWPARAPHVFDAALCVRRAARCPRPDLDELVRQAAALLTDGLSTDRHRLGDAVDALLGLGPGLTPAGDDVLAGALTTLRAVHSRRADELTAAIEAAAPLSRTTTVSAGLLAYAAQGRCVPELAALLAALESPGGDVQSAHRDLLTVGHTSGSALYAGVLCALLRADHPMSDRRPAL